In Dolichospermum flos-aquae CCAP 1403/13F, the following proteins share a genomic window:
- a CDS encoding ComEC/Rec2 family competence protein, with protein sequence MMQTSGIIICLSYILGLLFTAIPWGGIWILLLGVVGAVLFRRIYANLRQFALKKENAVTKQKTVVNNWAGTPHPRIWLIAGVVGFLATVYLQFRVPQPGIKDISQFAAGDNSNLEQLVIVRGLVDSNPRITRSQRGQFWLAVTQLDEVKSVTGSLGSSKGVTGRLYVTVPILQSTGLYPGQQIAVTGFLYKPTAASNPGGFDFQKYLRQEGTFAGLIGRQINILDDERPWGWWQVREKIGRSQTRLLGVPEGPLVSAMVLGSKAVDLPYDIRDLFVRTGLAPALAASGFQTSLILGVVLQLTRRTNKATQITLGGLSLIVFLFLVGFEPAVLRAEIMGFAALLGLALERNVKQLGSLLIAATLLLLFNPLWIWNLGFQLSFLATLGLVVTASSITQRLDWLPPAIASLISVPLAATIWTLPRLLDFACVIIVYSVPLNILTTPFISVISIGGMISGLVSLISPELGGTLASFLYYPTHWLIQMVEFFDHLPGSQIPVGSISIWQMLTIYLLIILVWLVRWWQKRWWFAGLIAVVLILVPSWHSANNLVRITLLDTKNEPVLVIQDRGNITVINGGNEGTGRFTILPFLRQQGINQINWAIASKFPGYTNDAWLEIMQSLPIKNLYEYTPKLADNIGNQLLQKELQKQQGIYQNLAVGQSINNPTITAQLINDQVPILKLQIFNQNWLLVGNIKSQQIAELIKSGDLSSPQVLWCPSESLQDLVLALKPQIAIAPANNLDSKVLSSLSKGETKLFSTGKDGAIQWTPNGNFQTFIQTTENKSSVL encoded by the coding sequence AGAAAACAGTAGTTAATAACTGGGCAGGTACTCCCCATCCTAGAATATGGTTAATAGCTGGTGTGGTGGGTTTTTTGGCTACTGTTTATTTACAATTCCGAGTCCCTCAACCGGGAATCAAAGATATTAGTCAATTTGCGGCTGGGGATAATAGTAATCTTGAACAATTGGTAATTGTACGCGGTTTGGTGGATAGTAATCCCCGGATAACTCGTAGTCAACGGGGACAATTTTGGTTAGCAGTGACTCAGTTGGATGAAGTTAAGAGTGTTACAGGATCTCTAGGGAGTAGCAAGGGGGTGACGGGTAGGTTATATGTGACTGTACCGATACTCCAATCTACTGGGTTATATCCTGGACAACAAATTGCGGTGACTGGATTTTTGTATAAACCGACTGCGGCTTCCAATCCTGGTGGGTTTGATTTTCAGAAATATCTGCGGCAGGAGGGGACCTTTGCGGGTTTAATTGGTAGACAGATTAATATTCTTGATGATGAACGTCCTTGGGGATGGTGGCAAGTTCGTGAGAAAATTGGGCGATCGCAAACTCGGTTATTGGGTGTTCCTGAGGGTCCGCTTGTGAGTGCGATGGTTTTAGGTAGTAAGGCTGTTGATTTACCTTATGATATCCGGGATTTATTTGTCAGGACTGGTTTAGCTCCTGCTTTGGCTGCATCTGGGTTTCAAACTTCTCTAATTTTAGGTGTAGTTTTACAGCTAACAAGACGTACAAATAAAGCGACGCAGATTACCCTGGGTGGCTTGAGTTTAATTGTGTTTTTGTTTTTAGTAGGTTTTGAACCTGCGGTGTTAAGAGCGGAAATTATGGGTTTTGCGGCTTTGCTGGGTTTGGCTTTGGAAAGAAATGTTAAGCAGTTGGGGTCTTTGTTAATAGCGGCTACTTTATTATTGTTGTTTAATCCTTTGTGGATTTGGAATTTAGGTTTTCAATTGAGTTTTTTAGCGACTTTGGGATTGGTTGTCACTGCATCATCTATTACTCAACGTTTAGATTGGCTACCTCCTGCGATCGCTTCTTTAATTTCTGTACCTTTAGCAGCTACAATTTGGACTTTACCTCGATTGCTGGATTTTGCTTGTGTGATTATAGTTTATAGTGTGCCTCTCAATATTTTGACGACACCATTTATTTCTGTGATTAGTATTGGGGGAATGATTAGCGGTTTGGTAAGTTTAATTTCACCAGAGTTAGGTGGCACTTTAGCCAGTTTTTTATATTATCCCACCCATTGGTTAATTCAAATGGTGGAATTTTTCGATCATTTACCAGGAAGCCAGATACCAGTTGGTAGTATATCAATTTGGCAAATGTTGACTATCTATCTTTTAATTATTTTAGTTTGGTTAGTCCGGTGGTGGCAAAAACGTTGGTGGTTTGCAGGTTTAATTGCAGTTGTTTTGATACTTGTTCCTAGTTGGCATTCTGCTAATAATTTGGTGAGAATTACTTTGTTAGATACTAAAAATGAACCTGTTTTAGTAATTCAAGATCGGGGGAATATTACGGTCATTAATGGGGGGAATGAAGGGACTGGTAGATTTACTATTTTACCATTTTTAAGGCAGCAAGGAATAAATCAAATTAATTGGGCGATCGCTAGTAAGTTTCCTGGTTATACCAATGATGCTTGGTTGGAAATTATGCAAAGTTTACCAATTAAGAATTTATATGAATATACTCCTAAGTTAGCAGACAATATTGGAAATCAATTACTACAAAAGGAACTTCAAAAACAGCAAGGAATCTATCAGAATTTAGCAGTTGGTCAATCTATAAATAATCCGACAATCACAGCACAATTAATTAATGATCAAGTACCAATTTTAAAGTTACAAATTTTTAATCAGAATTGGTTATTGGTAGGAAATATTAAGTCTCAACAAATTGCAGAATTGATTAAGAGTGGGGATTTATCTTCTCCCCAGGTGTTGTGGTGTCCATCAGAATCTTTACAGGATTTAGTTTTAGCACTCAAACCACAAATAGCGATTGCTCCTGCTAATAATCTAGATAGTAAAGTATTATCTTCTTTGAGTAAAGGAGAAACAAAACTTTTCTCGACTGGCAAAGATGGTGCAATTCAATGGACACCCAATGGGAATTTTCAAACTTTCATTCAGACGACAGAAAATAAATCTTCTGTTTTGTAA
- a CDS encoding TspO/MBR family protein codes for MIKSWMIIGSIAFLVGFIGNWITPNQSQWFRHLQRPKWLTFESAIPLIWTIIFICGAWSAYIIWEHSPNTDITRLMMGLYLLLEIFTIAYSPVMLRFRSLIAGTILGGTGLLICLLITLAVLSVSFWAALLLLPYLLWSPIGTYTTWQMSRLNPQDA; via the coding sequence ATGATTAAATCTTGGATGATAATTGGCAGTATCGCATTCTTAGTAGGCTTTATCGGTAACTGGATTACACCCAACCAGAGTCAATGGTTTCGGCATTTACAAAGACCCAAATGGTTAACCTTTGAATCAGCAATTCCCCTGATTTGGACTATAATTTTTATCTGTGGTGCTTGGTCAGCTTACATCATTTGGGAACACAGCCCAAATACTGATATAACCCGTTTAATGATGGGTTTGTACCTACTACTAGAGATATTTACTATAGCTTACAGCCCTGTAATGTTACGTTTTCGCAGTCTCATCGCTGGTACAATCCTCGGTGGTACAGGATTACTCATTTGTCTGTTAATCACACTTGCAGTCTTATCAGTATCCTTCTGGGCAGCATTACTATTATTGCCCTATTTACTTTGGAGTCCCATAGGTACATACACCACATGGCAAATGAGTCGTCTTAATCCCCAAGATGCTTAA
- a CDS encoding glycosyltransferase yields the protein MTHYGLMCPASTGHWNTILPLGKELQQRGHRVTLIGIPDAQSKAQAAGLEFKVIGESECPLGSAKASFDKLGELSGQKALKYTISIFRDITNVTFRDAPTAIKDAGIEALLIDQTMSYGGTIADVSGLPFITVCSAVVLNREPSVPPFMTNWSYSPALWAKLRNKLGYKLLNRATRPITELIESYRRDKNLPAYFDPNQRYSQLAQISQQPAELEFPRQNLPNCFHFTGPYHSATGREVADFPFDKLTGQPLIYASMGTLQNRLLPVFQNIAAACQELDAQLVISLGGSANPEVLEGIAGNPLVVRYAPQLQLLEKADLTITHAGMNTTLECLTNGVPMVAIPIANDQPGVASRIVWSGCGEAIPVKKVNVTNLRTAIKKVLTEDSYQKNAARLQAAIQKSGGTKRAIDIVEQAVSTGKPVLSQK from the coding sequence ATGACTCATTATGGCTTAATGTGTCCCGCCTCAACTGGACATTGGAACACAATACTACCTCTGGGAAAAGAACTACAACAGCGTGGACATCGTGTTACCTTAATTGGTATTCCTGATGCCCAATCCAAAGCACAAGCAGCCGGTTTAGAATTTAAAGTTATTGGTGAATCTGAATGTCCCCTGGGTTCAGCAAAAGCATCTTTTGATAAATTAGGAGAATTAAGCGGACAGAAAGCACTAAAATATACCATCTCTATTTTTAGAGATATTACTAATGTTACCTTCAGGGATGCCCCAACAGCTATCAAGGACGCAGGTATAGAAGCACTATTAATAGATCAAACTATGTCCTATGGAGGGACTATTGCAGATGTTTCTGGTCTTCCTTTTATTACTGTTTGTAGTGCTGTAGTTTTAAATCGAGAGCCAAGTGTTCCCCCCTTCATGACAAATTGGTCTTATAGTCCAGCTTTGTGGGCAAAACTGCGTAATAAATTAGGTTATAAATTATTAAATCGGGCTACTCGACCTATCACAGAATTAATAGAAAGCTATCGTCGAGATAAAAATTTACCTGCATACTTTGACCCAAATCAACGTTATTCTCAACTAGCTCAAATTAGTCAACAACCTGCGGAATTAGAATTTCCTCGACAAAATTTACCTAATTGCTTTCATTTTACCGGACCATATCATAGTGCAACTGGTAGGGAAGTTGCTGATTTTCCCTTTGATAAATTAACAGGACAACCCTTAATTTATGCTTCAATGGGAACTTTACAAAATCGGTTGTTACCAGTTTTCCAGAATATTGCTGCAGCTTGTCAAGAGTTGGATGCACAATTAGTAATTTCTTTGGGTGGTTCGGCTAATCCTGAAGTTCTCGAAGGAATAGCAGGAAATCCTTTAGTGGTTCGTTATGCACCACAATTACAATTATTGGAAAAAGCAGATTTAACTATTACTCATGCAGGAATGAATACCACATTGGAATGTTTAACGAATGGTGTACCAATGGTAGCTATTCCCATTGCTAATGACCAACCAGGAGTAGCTTCGCGGATAGTTTGGTCAGGATGTGGGGAAGCTATTCCTGTGAAAAAAGTTAATGTTACTAATTTGCGGACTGCTATTAAAAAGGTGTTGACGGAAGATTCTTATCAAAAGAATGCTGCTAGGTTACAAGCAGCAATTCAGAAATCAGGGGGAACAAAGCGAGCAATTGATATTGTCGAACAGGCTGTATCTACTGGTAAGCCTGTTTTATCTCAGAAATAA
- a CDS encoding ISAs1-like element ISAsp2 family transposase: MKLPPKITIVDHFKDLEDKRVERTKRHKLIDIVTIAICAVICGVDSWVLMEAYGKKKEKWLKQFLELPNGIPSHDTFARVFARIDPQQFQNCFLSWIKSINKITEGEVIAIDGKTLRHSYDKGKDKGAIHMVSAWATSNKLVLGQCKVEEKSNEITAIPELIKVLDIAGCLVTIDAMGCQKEIVKSIAEKSGEYIIALKKNQGNLYKNVEEIFKEAISKGFEGFKYSEFHTKEDKHGREEIRHYLMLSDIEERIDTDKKWVNLQSVGMVEYIRKVNGKTKVETGYYISSLTNNAKLLGESVRTHWGIENSLHWVLDVAFREDDCRIRKDNAPQNFAVIRHIAVNLLGKEKSQKLGTKSKQFCAGWDDEYLEKILECI; the protein is encoded by the coding sequence ATGAAGCTACCACCAAAAATCACAATAGTAGATCACTTTAAAGATTTAGAAGATAAAAGAGTTGAGAGAACAAAAAGGCATAAATTAATAGATATAGTAACCATTGCGATTTGTGCAGTGATCTGTGGAGTAGATAGTTGGGTATTGATGGAGGCTTATGGAAAAAAGAAAGAAAAATGGCTAAAACAATTTTTAGAACTTCCAAACGGGATTCCATCTCATGATACATTCGCCAGAGTATTTGCGAGAATAGATCCGCAACAATTTCAGAATTGTTTTTTGAGTTGGATAAAATCTATCAATAAAATTACAGAAGGAGAAGTCATAGCAATAGATGGGAAAACATTAAGGCATTCATATGATAAAGGAAAGGATAAAGGTGCGATTCACATGGTAAGTGCATGGGCAACTAGTAATAAATTAGTATTAGGACAATGTAAAGTAGAAGAAAAGTCAAATGAAATAACAGCCATACCGGAATTAATTAAAGTATTAGATATAGCCGGATGTTTAGTAACGATTGATGCGATGGGGTGTCAAAAAGAGATAGTAAAATCAATTGCAGAAAAATCAGGCGAATATATTATCGCACTCAAAAAGAATCAAGGTAATTTATATAAGAATGTAGAAGAAATCTTCAAAGAAGCTATATCTAAAGGGTTTGAGGGATTCAAATATAGTGAATTTCATACAAAAGAAGACAAACATGGAAGAGAAGAGATTCGTCATTATCTCATGTTATCAGACATAGAAGAAAGAATAGATACTGATAAGAAATGGGTAAATCTTCAAAGTGTAGGAATGGTAGAATATATACGAAAAGTTAATGGAAAAACGAAGGTTGAGACAGGCTATTATATAAGTAGTTTGACAAATAATGCGAAATTACTAGGAGAATCAGTCCGCACTCATTGGGGTATAGAGAATTCATTACACTGGGTTTTAGATGTAGCTTTTAGAGAAGATGATTGTCGGATAAGAAAGGATAATGCACCACAAAACTTTGCAGTTATTCGTCATATAGCAGTTAATCTTTTAGGAAAAGAAAAAAGCCAAAAACTAGGAACTAAAAGTAAGCAGTTTTGTGCAGGATGGGATGATGAATATTTAGAGAAGATTTTAGAATGTATCTGA
- a CDS encoding glycosyltransferase family 4 protein produces MEGEYNGVIYQNVDKFNPQDNFNVLIFHRTWKQPMQMKVNAKKIAVWMHDNPHLFPIIEESDHAEFLGSFDKIFMLSNFHKAMLPDWIPEDKIFLTTNGINLEDFNLTEIPRNPKRLISISDYTRGIENLLLQWDKVLKEVPDVELHIFYGWQGIDALINSPYIERFPQLPDEKKRIMELFNQKNVYEYGRIGHKQLVEELFKSGIWVYPCHTAAEIFCISAWKAQAAGCVPVVTTYAGLEETVKSGVRIKGIAGDEETNNTFIEAVIDLLQNPEKQEPLRQEALSLRDSFGWDKVAKQWHEEFILD; encoded by the coding sequence ATGGAAGGAGAATATAATGGTGTAATTTATCAGAATGTTGATAAATTTAATCCCCAAGATAACTTTAATGTCTTAATCTTTCATCGTACTTGGAAACAACCGATGCAGATGAAGGTCAATGCTAAAAAAATTGCTGTTTGGATGCACGACAATCCACACTTATTTCCTATAATAGAAGAATCTGACCATGCAGAATTTTTAGGAAGTTTTGACAAGATATTTATGCTGTCAAATTTTCATAAAGCTATGCTACCAGATTGGATACCTGAAGATAAAATATTTTTAACAACTAATGGTATTAATCTAGAAGATTTCAATTTAACAGAAATTCCTAGAAATCCCAAAAGACTAATTTCGATTAGTGATTATACAAGAGGCATCGAAAATTTGCTGCTGCAATGGGACAAGGTTCTTAAAGAAGTCCCGGATGTGGAATTACATATTTTTTATGGTTGGCAAGGAATTGATGCACTAATTAATTCACCTTATATTGAGAGATTTCCCCAATTACCAGATGAAAAGAAGCGAATCATGGAACTGTTCAACCAGAAAAATGTTTATGAATATGGCAGAATTGGACATAAGCAGTTAGTTGAGGAACTATTTAAATCAGGTATTTGGGTTTATCCTTGTCATACTGCTGCGGAGATTTTTTGTATTAGTGCGTGGAAAGCCCAAGCTGCTGGTTGTGTTCCTGTGGTGACAACTTATGCAGGTTTAGAAGAAACTGTGAAGTCAGGTGTTAGAATTAAAGGGATTGCGGGAGATGAAGAAACTAATAATACTTTTATTGAAGCAGTAATAGACTTGCTGCAAAATCCTGAAAAACAAGAACCTCTGAGACAGGAAGCGTTATCTCTCAGAGATTCTTTTGGTTGGGATAAAGTTGCTAAACAATGGCATGAGGAATTTATTTTAGATTAA
- a CDS encoding cytochrome P450 — translation MSNLKLPDGPKTHPWIQTYQWLKDPLGYMEECAKNYGDIFTLRVGPVFTPQIFISNPQGIQQIFTTDTKQLDSGEPAGVQSPLLGRQSLLALEGKPHQRQRKLLTPPLHGERMLAYGDLISEITQQVTNKWQIGQTFNILYSMQEISFEVILKAVFGLQDGSRYEQLKTLLLKILNPEKPFLRAMMLVFPFLQKDLGAWSPWHKFLQLKAEIDEVIYAEIKERQEKPDSSRSDILSLMMAARDENGQPMSDVELRDELITLLIAGHETTATSLTWALYWINHVPQVRAKLLQELDNLGENPDANEIFKLPYLNAVCSETLRMYPVAMLALNRLVKSPFELMGYNLEAGTIVVPCIYLTHHREDLYPDSKQFKPERFLERQFSPAEFVPFGGGNRRCIGMAFALFEMKLVLANVLSNWNMELADTQPVQPARKGALLGTGGGVKMIVKGKREKNQPVLEKAR, via the coding sequence ATGTCTAATTTAAAACTACCTGATGGACCAAAAACCCACCCTTGGATACAGACATATCAATGGTTAAAAGATCCTTTGGGATATATGGAAGAATGTGCTAAAAACTATGGTGATATTTTTACTTTGAGAGTTGGTCCAGTTTTCACTCCGCAGATATTTATTAGCAACCCCCAAGGGATTCAACAGATTTTCACCACAGATACCAAACAGTTAGATTCTGGTGAACCAGCAGGAGTTCAATCCCCTTTATTGGGAAGACAATCTTTATTAGCATTAGAAGGGAAACCTCATCAACGTCAACGTAAATTATTAACTCCTCCTTTACATGGAGAAAGAATGTTGGCTTATGGTGATTTAATTAGCGAAATTACTCAGCAAGTTACTAATAAATGGCAAATTGGACAAACATTTAATATCCTTTATTCTATGCAAGAAATCTCTTTTGAAGTGATTTTAAAAGCTGTATTTGGTTTACAGGATGGCTCACGTTATGAGCAATTGAAGACATTACTATTGAAAATTCTCAATCCTGAAAAACCTTTTTTGCGAGCCATGATGTTAGTTTTTCCCTTCTTGCAAAAGGATTTAGGTGCGTGGAGTCCTTGGCACAAATTCTTACAGTTAAAAGCTGAAATTGACGAAGTTATCTATGCGGAAATTAAGGAACGTCAAGAAAAACCCGATTCATCTCGCAGTGATATATTATCTTTGATGATGGCTGCTAGAGATGAAAATGGTCAACCTATGAGTGATGTTGAATTACGAGATGAATTGATTACTTTATTGATAGCTGGTCATGAAACTACTGCAACTTCTTTAACATGGGCGCTTTATTGGATTAATCATGTCCCACAGGTACGAGCAAAATTATTGCAAGAATTGGATAATTTAGGTGAAAATCCAGATGCGAATGAGATTTTTAAATTACCCTATTTAAATGCTGTTTGTTCAGAAACATTGCGAATGTATCCGGTGGCCATGTTGGCTTTAAATAGATTGGTAAAATCACCTTTTGAATTGATGGGTTATAATTTAGAAGCAGGAACTATTGTAGTTCCTTGTATTTATCTAACTCATCATCGAGAAGATTTATATCCTGATTCTAAACAGTTTAAACCAGAGCGTTTTTTAGAACGGCAATTTTCTCCTGCTGAATTTGTCCCTTTTGGTGGTGGAAATCGTCGCTGTATCGGCATGGCTTTTGCTTTATTTGAAATGAAATTGGTATTAGCAAATGTGTTGTCTAATTGGAATATGGAATTGGCTGATACTCAACCAGTACAACCGGCACGGAAGGGGGCTTTATTGGGTACAGGTGGGGGTGTGAAAATGATTGTGAAGGGGAAAAGAGAGAAAAATCAGCCAGTTCTAGAAAAAGCGCGTTAG
- a CDS encoding TIGR01548 family HAD-type hydrolase, which translates to MTENTKAIVIFDIDGVIRDVSGSYRRAISDTVEYFTTQAYRPTPVDIDHLKSEGIWNNDWEASLELIYRHFISQGQQRQEIQLDYANIVTYFQSRYRGTDTKNWNGYICHEPLLAQPSYFEELTKSGIAWGFFSGATRLSANYILEKRLGLQSPVLIAMEDAPGKPDPTGLFATINILENGSNQKPTVVYVGDTVADMHTVEKAKAVDNSRTWLGVGILPPHVQETVEGCEAYTQKLIQAGAKIVLNNVQELTIRTISKLEL; encoded by the coding sequence ATGACCGAAAACACAAAAGCAATAGTTATATTTGATATAGACGGGGTTATCCGTGACGTGAGCGGTTCATATCGTCGCGCTATCTCCGATACAGTAGAGTATTTCACTACCCAAGCCTATCGTCCCACACCTGTAGACATTGATCACCTCAAATCTGAAGGAATTTGGAATAACGATTGGGAAGCCTCCCTGGAATTAATTTACCGTCATTTTATCAGTCAAGGACAGCAGCGACAAGAAATACAATTAGATTATGCCAACATAGTTACTTATTTTCAAAGCCGTTATCGCGGTACAGATACCAAAAATTGGAATGGCTATATTTGTCATGAACCTTTATTAGCACAGCCGAGTTATTTTGAAGAGTTAACAAAATCTGGTATTGCTTGGGGTTTTTTTAGTGGTGCTACTCGTTTGAGTGCTAACTACATCTTAGAAAAACGTTTGGGTTTACAATCTCCTGTTTTAATTGCTATGGAAGACGCACCTGGTAAACCAGATCCGACTGGACTTTTTGCTACTATTAATATATTAGAAAATGGTAGTAATCAAAAACCAACAGTTGTATATGTAGGTGATACGGTAGCAGATATGCACACTGTGGAAAAAGCAAAAGCTGTAGATAATTCTCGGACTTGGTTAGGTGTAGGAATTTTACCTCCCCACGTTCAGGAAACAGTAGAAGGATGTGAAGCTTATACACAGAAACTAATACAAGCTGGGGCAAAGATAGTGTTGAATAATGTCCAAGAATTAACAATTAGGACAATTTCTAAATTAGAATTGTGA
- a CDS encoding DNA-directed RNA polymerase subunit omega — protein MLKRSKFETTQSQIMHRAEELISAASNRYRITVQVANRAKRRRYEDFENNEDSIMKPVLRAIIEMSDELNQPEIIGEL, from the coding sequence ATGCTTAAACGTTCTAAGTTCGAGACAACTCAGTCTCAAATCATGCACCGTGCAGAAGAATTAATTAGTGCTGCATCAAATCGCTATCGCATTACGGTACAAGTTGCAAATCGTGCTAAACGGCGACGTTATGAAGATTTTGAAAATAACGAAGATTCCATAATGAAGCCTGTTCTCAGAGCAATTATCGAAATGTCTGATGAATTAAATCAGCCAGAAATTATTGGGGAACTATAA
- a CDS encoding IS1634 family transposase, translating into MEIQNIDHLGIVAGIIDSIGIVEIINELIGVEKDEKVNAGQVVKAMIINGLGFVSKPLYMFPKYFETIACEHLIGAGVKPEYLNDDKLGRVMDKLFIKGLDTIFFIIALKAAQKFGVSLSTSHLDSSSMHVHGQYNTSLPFVIFESQKVGNNQELEELAVKSPKEITITYGYSRDHRPDLKQFIIEMICSGDGDIPIFLKLASGNQADSSCFGKIAVEYQKQLEVNSLMVADAALYTESNLKMMSELRWLCRVPLSIKAAKSLISTLAESEFIDSTIPGYKLASKIQNYAGIEQRWLVVQSQERKESDLHKLTQKITKAESKAVQDLKKLSQERFACVADAIKALSKLSKQFKYHQIHESTVTQVKSNKKDTSGEISYQISATVSQDESKINTELLSAGRFIIATNVLDSKELSNDSMLREYKAQQSCERGFGFLKDPLFFADSIFLKSPERIESLGMIMGLCLLVYTLAQRHIRNALLESKSTIKNQLGKATNRPTLRWIFQCFQCIHLVTLNQEKHISNWNKDRDFILSLLPDDCLRYYQLVS; encoded by the coding sequence ATGGAAATTCAGAACATAGACCATCTAGGGATAGTAGCAGGAATCATAGATTCAATCGGAATAGTAGAAATAATAAATGAATTAATAGGAGTCGAAAAAGACGAAAAAGTAAATGCAGGTCAAGTGGTAAAAGCCATGATAATAAACGGGTTAGGATTTGTCTCCAAACCGTTATATATGTTTCCCAAATATTTTGAAACAATAGCCTGTGAGCATTTAATAGGAGCAGGAGTAAAACCAGAATATCTCAACGACGATAAATTGGGGAGAGTCATGGATAAACTGTTTATAAAAGGCTTAGATACAATCTTTTTTATCATAGCCTTAAAAGCTGCTCAAAAATTTGGAGTATCACTATCAACATCACATCTAGACTCATCATCAATGCACGTGCATGGGCAGTATAACACTAGCTTACCATTCGTAATATTTGAGAGTCAAAAAGTAGGAAATAACCAAGAATTAGAAGAATTAGCAGTAAAATCACCAAAAGAAATAACCATCACCTACGGTTATTCTCGTGACCATCGTCCAGACTTAAAACAGTTTATCATAGAAATGATATGTTCAGGAGATGGAGACATACCAATATTTTTAAAACTAGCATCGGGAAACCAAGCTGACTCATCATGTTTTGGTAAAATAGCAGTAGAATATCAAAAACAATTAGAAGTTAATAGTCTCATGGTTGCTGACGCTGCTTTATATACAGAATCAAACCTGAAAATGATGTCAGAATTACGTTGGTTATGTCGAGTACCATTAAGCATAAAAGCAGCAAAATCATTAATATCAACATTAGCAGAATCAGAATTTATTGATAGTACAATACCAGGATATAAATTAGCATCAAAAATCCAAAATTATGCAGGGATAGAACAAAGATGGTTAGTAGTGCAAAGTCAAGAAAGAAAAGAATCAGACCTGCATAAGCTCACACAAAAAATTACCAAAGCAGAATCAAAAGCTGTGCAAGATTTGAAAAAGTTATCACAAGAGAGATTTGCATGTGTTGCAGATGCTATCAAGGCATTATCAAAATTATCAAAACAATTCAAATATCATCAAATTCACGAAAGTACGGTGACTCAAGTAAAATCTAATAAAAAAGATACTTCAGGAGAAATATCCTATCAAATATCAGCTACAGTCTCCCAGGATGAAAGTAAAATTAATACAGAATTGCTGAGTGCGGGACGTTTTATTATTGCGACAAATGTTTTAGATTCAAAGGAACTAAGCAATGATTCTATGCTCAGGGAATATAAAGCTCAACAATCATGTGAAAGAGGGTTTGGTTTTCTCAAAGACCCATTATTTTTTGCCGACAGTATTTTCCTCAAAAGTCCTGAGAGAATAGAGTCTTTGGGAATGATTATGGGTTTATGTCTACTGGTTTATACTTTGGCTCAACGTCATATTAGAAATGCTCTTTTGGAGTCTAAATCAACAATTAAAAATCAATTAGGCAAAGCAACTAATCGTCCTACTTTACGCTGGATTTTTCAATGCTTTCAGTGTATTCATTTGGTTACACTCAATCAGGAGAAACATATTTCTAATTGGAATAAGGACAGAGATTTTATCTTGAGTCTTTTACCAGATGATTGTTTACGTTACTATCAATTAGTCAGCTAA